A window of Bacillota bacterium contains these coding sequences:
- the ablA gene encoding lysine 2,3-aminomutase, with product MRDYKTVDIWKDVDTEEWNDWKWQIKNRIVSVEQLSKVIRISRQEQREINLCLERFRMAITPYYAMLIDPDDVNCPVRLQAIPSVKELVVQESDMADPLGEEIYSPVENIVHRYPDRVLFLLTHKCSMYCRHCTRRRMVGEEDFSISEKILEKAIEYIKNNRQIRDVLLSGGDPLIMADTWLEHIIQRLREIPHVEIIRIGTRTPVVLPMRITDNLVNMLKKYHPIWINTHFNHPKEVTDAAVKACEKIVDAGIPLGNQSVLLKSVNDKAEILKELFLKLVKARVRPYYLYQCDIAQGIGHFRTKVETGIEIMQNLRGYISGYAVPTFVIDAPNGGGKIPINPEYVISMEDGNVIMRNYRGEIYCYPNVG from the coding sequence ATGCGGGATTATAAAACTGTTGACATATGGAAAGATGTTGATACTGAAGAGTGGAATGACTGGAAATGGCAGATAAAGAACAGAATTGTATCAGTTGAACAGTTAAGCAAGGTTATTAGAATTTCCAGGCAGGAACAGCGGGAAATTAATCTTTGCCTGGAGAGGTTTAGGATGGCAATAACGCCTTATTATGCTATGCTTATTGACCCGGATGACGTTAATTGCCCTGTAAGGCTCCAGGCGATACCATCTGTAAAAGAGTTGGTTGTCCAGGAGAGTGATATGGCTGACCCCCTTGGTGAAGAAATTTATTCTCCTGTAGAAAATATTGTTCACAGGTATCCTGACAGGGTACTGTTTTTGCTTACTCATAAATGCTCTATGTATTGCAGGCATTGTACCAGGAGGAGAATGGTTGGAGAAGAAGATTTTTCTATTAGTGAAAAAATCTTGGAAAAAGCTATTGAGTATATCAAGAACAATCGTCAAATAAGGGATGTGCTTTTATCCGGGGGTGACCCTCTTATTATGGCAGATACCTGGTTGGAGCATATAATACAGAGGTTAAGGGAAATACCTCACGTGGAAATAATAAGAATAGGTACACGTACACCTGTTGTACTTCCCATGAGGATTACCGACAACCTTGTAAACATGTTGAAAAAATACCATCCTATATGGATAAATACCCACTTTAACCACCCTAAAGAAGTCACTGATGCTGCAGTAAAAGCATGCGAAAAAATCGTTGATGCAGGTATACCTCTTGGTAACCAAAGTGTCCTTCTAAAGAGTGTAAATGATAAGGCAGAGATTTTGAAGGAGTTGTTCTTGAAATTAGTAAAGGCCAGAGTAAGACCTTATTATCTTTACCAATGCGATATTGCCCAGGGTATAGGGCATTTCAGGACAAAAGTTGAAACAGGTATTGAAATAATGCAAAACCTAAGAGGTTATATTTCAGGCTATGCAGTTCCCACCTTTGTTATTGATGCGCCAAACGGAGGAGGTAAAATACCGATCAATCCGGAGTATGTAATTTCTATGGAGGACGGCAATGTAATAATGAGAAATTACCGCGGCGAAATATACTGCTACCCCAACGTAGGATAA